In a single window of the Pseudodesulfovibrio profundus genome:
- a CDS encoding TIGR03016 family PEP-CTERM system-associated outer membrane protein, with protein MLVLALCLPAQAADFQFKPRISATTEYNDNVEEVNGGKGDTVAIVKPGLSATYDHSRIFLDLSYDFELKEYMDDVRDDEQNHYLDGFLKVEAIKDLFFVEVSDTFKKQYEDSTRGELEDGETTNGTTDQNIFTVKPYFVFDFNERTFFTTGAEFNDIWYSEEGNIDKRNARAFVDITHELTDRWELLTGAGYMKQDARFVEEGGFDRYDVTLGTKYTYAEDSFVEAIWYPTYTEYESAASNDQGNPYKIGVTHALSGTMVGKLYSEMDFTEDPQSADTQETYSHSAELRQQYERGYWNIGLRFNDYRRADDDEHRRYWRPSFDISHDLTGRLTIVGNAYAEFDVNDDYDTYYFLRTGLQYAIAESLNTTLSYRLKNNEENGNSRDYTSNTVGLTLSWTY; from the coding sequence ATGCTGGTCCTGGCTCTGTGCCTGCCGGCCCAGGCCGCTGACTTCCAGTTCAAACCGCGTATTTCCGCAACTACGGAATACAACGACAACGTGGAAGAAGTGAACGGCGGCAAGGGTGACACCGTGGCTATTGTCAAGCCAGGATTGTCGGCTACATATGATCATTCCCGTATCTTTCTGGATCTTTCCTACGACTTCGAGTTGAAGGAATACATGGACGACGTCCGTGACGATGAGCAGAACCATTACCTCGACGGCTTTTTGAAAGTGGAAGCGATCAAGGACTTGTTCTTCGTAGAAGTGTCCGACACCTTCAAGAAACAGTATGAAGATTCGACCCGCGGCGAGTTGGAGGATGGAGAGACCACCAACGGCACCACCGATCAGAACATCTTCACTGTCAAACCCTACTTTGTTTTCGATTTCAACGAGCGGACCTTCTTCACCACCGGTGCCGAATTCAACGACATCTGGTACTCCGAAGAAGGCAATATCGACAAGCGCAACGCACGTGCATTCGTTGATATAACCCATGAGTTGACTGACAGGTGGGAACTGCTCACAGGCGCCGGATACATGAAACAGGATGCCCGTTTCGTGGAAGAGGGCGGATTCGATCGCTACGATGTAACACTTGGAACCAAGTATACTTACGCTGAGGACTCCTTTGTGGAGGCCATCTGGTACCCCACCTATACGGAGTACGAATCCGCGGCTTCCAATGATCAGGGGAATCCCTACAAGATCGGTGTTACTCACGCCTTGTCAGGCACCATGGTCGGTAAGCTCTACTCGGAAATGGATTTCACCGAGGACCCGCAGTCCGCGGATACGCAGGAGACTTACTCCCACAGTGCCGAATTGCGACAGCAGTATGAGCGCGGATACTGGAATATCGGCCTGCGCTTCAATGATTACCGCAGGGCTGACGATGATGAGCACAGACGCTACTGGCGTCCTTCTTTCGATATCAGTCACGACCTCACGGGCAGGCTGACCATTGTCGGCAATGCGTATGCAGAGTTTGACGTCAATGATGATTATGACACCTATTATTTCCTGAGAACCGGATTGCAATATGCGATTGCCGAGTCTCTGAACACGACGCTGTCTTACCGCTTGAAAAACAATGAAGAGAACGGAAATTCCCGCGATTACACATCAAATACCGTGGGACTGACTCTTTCCTGGACCTACTAG
- a CDS encoding XrtA/PEP-CTERM system-associated ATPase, with protein MYEEFFGFNAKPFDLLPNPDLLFMSKTHGKALSYLRYGIQERAGFILLTGEVGAGKTTLIRELINRHLENVTLSKVFNTKADSQQLLTMINDDFSLETEGRSKATMIRDLNEFLIDEYAAGRRAVLIIDEAQNLNTELLEEMRMLSNLETDGGKLLQIILVGQPELRQTLDTPELLQLRQRIQIGCHIQPLNAEEVKEYVYYRMERAGNRDAVQFTDQALYLVHEQSRGIPRLINILCDYLLIDSFANQKNTVNEADVSDIVTELDFERQYWQSSAPSTSDERHQGAQPSKKPGTHASGKNPIGAKRLPPRAEKVLRQIRGVESRIEFLEKNLVRDSEKTNLENVERLERLERQVSRIEQQLEALFNMNASNFRGVGRETAPQPTPQQQTAPAPQKPAAPEPVTPADSAEEGDGDIPPRPRTGYQPQDRPPVRRGWAYRLLFGSD; from the coding sequence ATGTACGAAGAATTTTTTGGTTTCAACGCAAAGCCGTTTGACCTGTTGCCCAATCCGGACTTGCTCTTCATGAGCAAGACCCATGGAAAGGCCTTGTCCTATCTGCGCTACGGCATTCAGGAGCGGGCCGGGTTCATCCTGCTGACCGGCGAGGTCGGTGCAGGGAAGACCACCTTGATTCGGGAGCTTATCAATCGCCATCTTGAAAACGTCACCCTTTCCAAGGTGTTTAACACAAAGGCCGATTCGCAGCAGTTGCTGACCATGATCAACGACGACTTCTCCCTCGAAACCGAAGGGCGGAGCAAGGCGACCATGATCAGGGACTTGAACGAATTTCTGATCGATGAATATGCGGCTGGTCGACGGGCTGTCCTGATCATCGATGAAGCACAGAATCTCAATACCGAGTTGCTCGAAGAGATGCGCATGCTGTCCAATCTGGAAACAGATGGCGGCAAGCTGCTCCAGATCATTCTCGTCGGGCAACCTGAACTCCGGCAGACACTGGATACGCCTGAACTGCTGCAACTGCGCCAGCGTATTCAGATCGGGTGCCACATCCAGCCTCTCAATGCCGAAGAGGTCAAGGAATACGTCTACTATCGCATGGAGCGCGCCGGAAACAGGGACGCTGTCCAGTTCACTGATCAGGCGCTGTATCTCGTACACGAGCAAAGTCGTGGAATCCCCAGGCTGATTAATATTTTGTGCGACTATCTGCTGATCGATTCCTTTGCCAATCAGAAGAACACCGTCAATGAGGCGGATGTGTCGGATATCGTTACGGAGCTGGATTTCGAGCGCCAATACTGGCAGTCGAGCGCTCCGTCGACTTCGGATGAACGACACCAGGGCGCACAGCCCTCGAAGAAGCCCGGCACACATGCTTCCGGCAAGAACCCCATTGGAGCCAAGCGGCTCCCGCCAAGGGCGGAAAAGGTCCTCCGGCAGATACGGGGTGTCGAATCGCGCATCGAATTTCTGGAAAAGAATCTGGTCAGGGACAGTGAAAAGACCAACCTTGAGAACGTGGAACGTCTTGAACGACTCGAACGCCAGGTATCCCGGATCGAGCAGCAACTGGAGGCGCTTTTCAATATGAATGCGTCTAATTTTCGCGGTGTTGGAAGAGAAACGGCCCCCCAGCCGACTCCTCAACAACAGACTGCACCTGCGCCGCAAAAGCCCGCTGCTCCTGAACCGGTTACACCTGCTGACTCAGCCGAAGAAGGGGATGGCGATATTCCGCCCCGACCCCGAACCGGGTATCAACCGCAGGACCGACCACCGGTCAGGCGCGGTTGGGCCTATCGGTTGCTCTTCGGCAGTGACTAG
- a CDS encoding XrtA-associated tyrosine autokinase, translated as MSRIEEALKKASQMRNSTRRTETFDPPSEEAINRKLVESSVTAEAIERVKGQHLLVSMNDNVSPAAEEFRKLKQNLVRLSKKNGFHNTVLVTSGTVAEGKSVTATNLAISLAHEFDHTVLLVDADIRRPSVNHLLNLENTYGLSDCLNDGTDISKALVPTGIGKLTFLPAGTPTANPGELLSSKRMEMILREMKNRYSDRYVIIDSPPVLPFAETRILSRLVDSTILVVKEGRLSQYEVRDTMEALSGSNIIGAVFSQASTGAMRSGYSSSYSYSYYHSY; from the coding sequence ATGAGCAGAATAGAAGAAGCCTTGAAGAAGGCATCCCAAATGCGAAATTCGACACGCAGGACAGAAACGTTTGACCCCCCTTCGGAAGAAGCCATCAATCGAAAGCTGGTGGAAAGCTCGGTGACAGCCGAGGCCATAGAACGGGTCAAGGGGCAGCATCTGCTGGTTTCCATGAATGACAATGTTTCACCGGCGGCCGAGGAATTTCGCAAGCTGAAGCAGAACCTTGTTCGTCTTAGCAAGAAGAACGGCTTCCACAACACGGTGCTTGTCACAAGCGGTACTGTTGCCGAGGGAAAGTCGGTCACGGCCACGAATCTTGCCATCAGCCTTGCTCATGAATTTGATCATACCGTCTTGCTGGTGGATGCGGATATCAGGCGGCCCAGTGTCAATCATCTTCTCAACCTGGAAAACACCTACGGTCTGTCTGATTGCCTGAACGACGGCACGGACATCAGTAAGGCGCTGGTTCCAACGGGTATTGGCAAGCTGACCTTTCTTCCGGCAGGCACGCCCACGGCCAATCCCGGCGAACTGCTGTCATCCAAGCGTATGGAAATGATCCTTCGGGAAATGAAGAATCGCTACTCGGATCGCTATGTCATCATCGATTCCCCGCCCGTATTGCCCTTTGCCGAAACGCGCATCCTGTCGCGCTTGGTGGATTCCACCATCCTTGTGGTCAAGGAGGGGCGGCTTTCCCAGTACGAGGTTCGCGACACCATGGAAGCCCTGAGCGGGTCCAATATCATCGGTGCAGTCTTTTCGCAGGCATCCACCGGAGCCATGCGCAGCGGGTATAGTAGCTCGTATAGCTACAGCTATTACCATTCGTACTGA
- a CDS encoding XrtA system polysaccharide chain length determinant, giving the protein MMKNHSADYHEQEDGLDIKRYLQLVLERKRLFIAIALTVMFLAIIVAYVIPKKYNSESVVFIEQNVISDLVKGIAITPSMDMKIKAIKVTMLSRSMLTKMIRELDLDLGMETQAQMDNLIKSYQNNVNIRLDEKRGVITISYTDKNPFVARDVVNTLTRLYIEENTSTKRQESFEATKFLAEQIEVFKDRIDAAEAEIDAFKTESGKMLSADEGAVRRKIERAEDELAQVNIKINALKTSRSILLQNTPLRNQLEEQEKSLKLLRTKYTESHPQVVQLKNSIAQTKAQLKSGGSGDLSSVYRSEEYQGVKVELESLESIKNRLEEEIDRENEILKQIPTLRTQLAELERKKMNEVIIYEKLVSRYGQSEVSKEMELQDKSMSFRVLDPAVVASSPSSPNRPLIIGGSMVLGIGLAIGLIILLDLINPTINTVDDLRKFGLPVLAVIPKIKDVEAEREQRRINMRVYAIGAFGLFVVLSFLVIEVLHLGIVDQLIQIIRYSVIS; this is encoded by the coding sequence ATGATGAAGAATCACTCTGCCGACTACCACGAGCAGGAGGATGGGCTTGATATCAAGCGCTACCTGCAACTCGTCCTCGAAAGGAAGCGCCTGTTCATAGCAATAGCATTGACCGTGATGTTCCTCGCGATCATCGTGGCGTATGTCATCCCCAAGAAGTACAATTCAGAAAGCGTTGTCTTCATAGAGCAAAACGTCATCAGCGATTTGGTCAAGGGGATTGCTATCACGCCGTCCATGGACATGAAGATCAAGGCCATCAAGGTGACCATGCTCAGCCGTTCCATGCTCACGAAGATGATCAGGGAATTGGATCTTGACCTCGGTATGGAAACGCAGGCTCAGATGGATAATCTGATCAAGTCGTACCAGAACAACGTCAATATCCGACTGGATGAAAAGCGCGGTGTCATCACCATTTCCTACACCGATAAGAATCCTTTTGTGGCCCGTGATGTGGTTAATACGCTCACCCGTCTTTATATTGAGGAAAACACCTCGACCAAGCGTCAGGAATCCTTTGAGGCAACCAAGTTCCTGGCTGAACAGATCGAGGTGTTCAAGGATCGTATCGATGCGGCAGAAGCTGAGATCGATGCGTTCAAGACCGAATCCGGCAAGATGTTGAGCGCCGATGAAGGGGCTGTGCGTCGAAAGATCGAACGGGCCGAAGATGAGCTTGCACAGGTCAATATTAAGATCAACGCGCTCAAGACATCGCGCAGCATTCTCCTGCAGAATACGCCGCTGCGAAATCAGCTGGAAGAGCAGGAAAAGTCGCTCAAGCTCTTGCGCACCAAGTACACGGAAAGCCATCCGCAGGTCGTGCAGCTCAAGAATTCCATTGCTCAGACCAAGGCCCAGCTCAAAAGTGGTGGGTCCGGTGATTTGAGTTCGGTTTATCGCTCCGAAGAATATCAGGGCGTCAAGGTTGAGCTGGAATCGTTGGAAAGCATCAAGAATCGATTGGAAGAAGAGATCGATCGTGAAAACGAGATTCTCAAGCAGATTCCCACGTTGCGAACCCAATTGGCCGAGCTGGAACGCAAGAAGATGAATGAAGTCATCATCTATGAAAAGCTTGTTTCCCGTTACGGTCAGTCCGAGGTCTCCAAGGAGATGGAGTTGCAGGATAAGTCCATGTCGTTTCGGGTACTGGACCCGGCTGTGGTGGCCTCTTCACCGTCCAGTCCCAACCGACCGCTCATAATCGGCGGCAGCATGGTTCTCGGTATAGGTCTCGCCATTGGCCTTATCATACTGCTCGACCTTATTAATCCGACAATCAATACGGTGGACGATCTGCGCAAGTTCGGGCTTCCGGTGTTGGCTGTCATTCCTAAGATCAAGGACGTCGAGGCTGAACGTGAGCAGCGGCGCATCAATATGCGCGTCTACGCTATCGGGGCTTTCGGCCTGTTTGTCGTGTTGAGTTTTCTGGTTATTGAAGTGTTGCACCTTGGCATAGTGGACCAGCTCATCCAAATCATCAGATACAGCGTTATCAGCTAA
- a CDS encoding polysaccharide biosynthesis/export family protein has product MRHFSLFLLVAVLFIAAPACAEEYIIGEGDTLFVHIWGENDLNRQVLVRPDGMISMPGINDVQAAGFTISQLRGEVEKRLKRLIKDPIVNISLQQSMNSRVYVVGGGVEPTVYEMSQRTTLLHVLASVGSLAGADLEKSYVYRDGKKVMSDFSGLFKRGDFQKDIQLKPGDTVFLPVKYDRNVFVIGAVNQPQAIPFVEGLTVLDALLQAGDFSKYADEDEISIVRTEDGKQQVIKVKTKALLEKGDFKQNVQLHAGDYIVAKESFF; this is encoded by the coding sequence GTGCGACATTTCTCATTATTCCTGTTGGTTGCCGTATTGTTTATTGCTGCTCCAGCTTGTGCCGAAGAGTACATTATCGGCGAAGGCGACACGCTTTTCGTCCACATTTGGGGCGAGAATGACCTTAACAGGCAGGTCCTTGTCCGTCCCGACGGTATGATCTCCATGCCTGGAATCAATGATGTCCAGGCTGCCGGATTCACCATCAGTCAGTTGCGTGGAGAGGTGGAGAAGCGCCTCAAGCGGCTGATCAAGGACCCCATCGTGAATATTTCGCTGCAACAGAGCATGAACAGTCGTGTGTATGTTGTGGGTGGTGGCGTCGAGCCGACAGTTTATGAAATGTCCCAGCGGACCACCTTGCTCCATGTTCTTGCCTCAGTCGGTTCGCTGGCTGGAGCCGACCTGGAAAAGTCCTATGTGTATCGCGATGGCAAGAAGGTCATGTCCGACTTCTCCGGCCTGTTCAAGCGTGGCGATTTCCAGAAGGATATTCAGCTCAAGCCGGGAGACACGGTTTTCCTGCCGGTCAAGTATGACCGAAATGTCTTTGTCATCGGCGCAGTCAATCAACCGCAGGCGATCCCCTTCGTTGAAGGGCTGACTGTGTTGGATGCTCTGCTTCAGGCTGGCGATTTCAGCAAGTACGCGGATGAAGATGAAATTTCCATTGTCCGCACCGAAGACGGCAAGCAACAGGTAATCAAGGTCAAGACCAAGGCACTGCTGGAAAAGGGCGACTTCAAGCAGAACGTCCAGCTCCATGCAGGAGATTATATCGTTGCCAAGGAAAGCTTTTTCTAG
- a CDS encoding TIGR03013 family XrtA/PEP-CTERM system glycosyltransferase, which produces MVTLASVRMFKDFIFLFIALAFSSLFVFNDFSELLAVCQGRCYDLAVLAGIILLSSFIVHMVMYLSRDPRREGLISLFMSMVLATNVAFVIYWKAGLFMQLEEIVLMILCLFGVLHSVWIIGSTHWRRIPGVMQRVLIVGNGDLARDMRELAETSGGRYEFSDFIQCEPGDYDDPVAQVESPSFNILNRARELKANNIVVSMSERRGAFPLQEVLSCKLSGIEVMDAPEFYERVNKRLMLENIRPSALIFASGFKIIGIRRFIKRLMDIVLSLIGLIIVTPFFPLVALAIKLDSPGPIFFRQVRVGKGDQPFEIVKFRSMRQDAEKKSGAVWAKENDNRITKLGRFLRKSRIDELPQLVNVLFGSMSLVGPRPERPEFVQELKKIIPYYSERHFVKPGITGWAQVRYPYGASVQDAIEKLRYDLYYIKNYSLSFDLLIMFKTVSVMLKKMGR; this is translated from the coding sequence ATGGTTACGCTCGCATCAGTAAGAATGTTTAAGGACTTCATATTCCTTTTTATAGCGCTCGCTTTCAGTTCCTTGTTCGTGTTCAATGATTTCAGTGAACTGCTCGCAGTGTGCCAGGGCCGTTGTTACGATCTGGCAGTGCTGGCGGGTATCATCCTTTTGTCCTCATTCATCGTGCACATGGTTATGTACTTGAGTCGCGACCCGCGCAGGGAAGGCTTGATCAGTCTGTTCATGAGCATGGTTCTTGCCACCAATGTGGCATTCGTCATCTACTGGAAGGCCGGATTGTTCATGCAGCTGGAAGAAATCGTTTTGATGATCCTTTGTCTCTTTGGGGTCCTGCACTCCGTCTGGATTATTGGCTCCACCCATTGGCGTCGAATCCCGGGCGTGATGCAGCGAGTCCTGATCGTGGGTAACGGCGATTTGGCCCGTGACATGCGCGAATTGGCTGAAACCTCCGGCGGACGGTACGAATTCAGCGATTTCATCCAGTGCGAACCCGGCGATTATGACGATCCCGTGGCACAGGTGGAGTCACCTTCGTTCAATATCCTGAATCGGGCCAGAGAGCTGAAGGCCAACAACATCGTTGTTTCCATGTCGGAACGCCGCGGTGCTTTCCCCTTGCAGGAAGTGTTGAGCTGCAAGCTCAGCGGTATCGAGGTTATGGATGCTCCCGAATTTTATGAGCGCGTCAACAAGCGCCTCATGCTGGAAAATATCCGTCCCAGCGCGCTGATCTTTGCCAGCGGTTTCAAGATCATCGGTATCCGCCGCTTCATCAAGCGACTGATGGATATCGTCCTCTCGCTCATCGGATTGATCATCGTCACCCCGTTTTTCCCGCTGGTGGCACTGGCCATCAAGCTGGATTCACCGGGACCGATCTTTTTCCGTCAGGTGCGAGTGGGCAAGGGCGACCAGCCTTTTGAGATCGTGAAGTTCCGCTCCATGCGTCAGGATGCCGAAAAGAAGTCAGGCGCGGTGTGGGCCAAGGAAAACGACAACCGTATAACCAAGCTGGGTCGCTTTCTGCGCAAGTCGCGCATCGACGAGCTGCCGCAGTTGGTCAACGTGCTGTTCGGTTCCATGAGCCTGGTAGGGCCGCGCCCCGAACGTCCTGAGTTCGTACAAGAGCTCAAGAAGATCATTCCGTACTACTCTGAGCGTCATTTCGTGAAGCCCGGCATCACCGGTTGGGCACAGGTTCGTTACCCTTATGGTGCATCAGTTCAAGACGCGATTGAAAAGTTACGCTATGACTTGTATTACATTAAGAACTATTCCCTGAGCTTCGATCTGTTGATCATGTTCAAGACTGTGTCGGTCATGCTCAAGAAGATGGGCCGCTAG
- the prsT gene encoding XrtA/PEP-CTERM system TPR-repeat protein PrsT — MNRLATILILILSLTMVACGQDVSELMAEGDQYLKEGNYQGAIVIYKTVLEDSPESMEARLGLAKAYLETGKISQAESNFEKYIRQNPYDKSVLIDMAKINSYEKDYDAAIGYLKDYIKEYPESSEAYQLLGKNYWALGDKPNTLQSLQKAVEVAPSDNDARFTLAQFIALEDGKEEADNLVAAILQDDPNHRDALLYRSRAEMAAGDLEKYQATLNQILANHPDDAFVKYALAKSYIAQARLDEAQAIADELKQTAPDTAFGNKIQGLVRYGQRDFKGAIDSFLEAVSIHPDLEGYFNLGLSYYNKGDLETAISNLRIAADRSDKFINAREMISLILLQQNRVDESIAEAQKVLEVDPQSVTARVILSDAYTLKGEPEKALQYAKKASEERPDFTGAYLKIGSLEYERGDMNKTESALRQAMDSAPQALRPKIVLASFYLSQSNKKQAKRVLEDGLTGAKGDVPLYVFLARLALQDNNADEAREYLAKAKEADPSVSRPYLMLASMNLATRQPDAAIAEYDELLQNRPGSMQGLIGKAGVLDMLDKHDEAVELYKKALESGHPRAYLSYAGSLLKRKQDEAGLAILDQGLAKHPNDPFLSNVKARTLLRHERYDEVIAMSEEIGKERPGVGLAMRTRVYVLKGEFETAMAEAEKMIEFSPKESQGYLVLADIHLRQSDNSAALTALERGLENCGPLPDLLLEISKRHMAGGEDNKALTYLDAAIKRNDKFYKAHSLKGDVYSRMGRNSKAIESYQKALDISEVYVPALNNLAMLYLEDAKMKEEALRLAYNAYLQAPWETAVLDTFGYALAVNDRADEAVMILEKAAVNAADNKAISYHLGYAYAKAGKKDRAREELAKVVDCSDCDNVENARKLLDSLGNG, encoded by the coding sequence GTGAATCGTCTTGCCACCATTCTTATACTGATCCTCTCCCTCACCATGGTTGCCTGTGGTCAAGATGTTTCCGAATTGATGGCCGAAGGCGATCAATACCTTAAGGAAGGCAACTACCAGGGAGCCATCGTCATCTACAAGACCGTGCTCGAAGATTCGCCGGAGTCCATGGAAGCCCGTTTGGGTTTGGCCAAGGCATATCTGGAGACCGGCAAGATTTCTCAGGCCGAAAGCAATTTTGAAAAGTACATTCGCCAGAACCCCTACGACAAGAGCGTTCTGATCGATATGGCGAAGATCAATTCCTATGAAAAGGACTACGATGCCGCCATCGGGTATCTTAAGGATTATATAAAGGAGTACCCTGAGTCGTCGGAAGCCTATCAACTGCTGGGTAAGAATTACTGGGCATTGGGTGACAAGCCCAACACGTTGCAGAGTCTGCAAAAGGCCGTGGAAGTGGCTCCTTCCGACAATGATGCCCGCTTTACATTGGCGCAGTTCATCGCCCTCGAAGACGGCAAGGAAGAAGCTGACAACCTGGTCGCAGCCATCCTCCAGGATGACCCAAACCACCGTGATGCGTTGCTCTATCGTTCACGCGCAGAAATGGCTGCCGGCGATCTCGAAAAGTATCAGGCCACCCTCAATCAGATATTGGCAAATCATCCTGATGACGCGTTCGTCAAGTATGCGCTCGCCAAGTCGTATATCGCTCAGGCCCGCCTCGACGAAGCTCAGGCCATTGCAGACGAGCTGAAGCAGACCGCTCCCGATACCGCTTTTGGCAACAAGATTCAGGGACTGGTTCGTTATGGTCAGCGCGACTTCAAGGGAGCCATTGACTCTTTTCTGGAAGCTGTTTCCATCCATCCCGATCTCGAAGGGTATTTCAACCTTGGACTGAGCTACTACAACAAGGGTGATCTGGAGACTGCGATTTCCAACCTCCGCATCGCTGCCGACCGTTCCGACAAGTTCATCAACGCCCGCGAGATGATCAGTCTGATTCTGCTTCAGCAGAACCGCGTGGATGAATCCATTGCCGAAGCCCAGAAGGTGCTCGAAGTTGATCCGCAAAGTGTGACGGCTCGCGTCATCCTCAGTGATGCCTACACCCTCAAGGGCGAGCCGGAAAAGGCTCTGCAATACGCCAAGAAGGCGTCCGAAGAGCGCCCGGATTTCACTGGTGCCTATCTCAAGATCGGCTCTCTCGAATATGAACGTGGCGACATGAACAAGACCGAAAGCGCGCTTCGTCAAGCCATGGACAGCGCTCCCCAGGCTCTTCGTCCCAAGATCGTCCTCGCATCTTTCTACCTGAGTCAGAGCAACAAGAAGCAGGCCAAGCGCGTGCTGGAAGATGGACTGACCGGTGCCAAGGGTGATGTCCCGTTATACGTATTTCTTGCTCGGCTGGCTCTTCAGGACAATAACGCCGATGAAGCCCGTGAGTATCTGGCAAAGGCCAAGGAGGCCGATCCTAGCGTATCAAGGCCGTACCTGATGCTCGCTTCCATGAATTTGGCAACCCGTCAGCCTGACGCTGCCATCGCCGAGTATGATGAACTGCTTCAGAACAGACCGGGCAGCATGCAGGGACTGATCGGCAAGGCCGGGGTTCTGGATATGCTGGACAAGCACGATGAGGCTGTCGAGCTGTACAAGAAGGCCCTGGAGTCGGGCCATCCCAGAGCTTACCTGTCCTATGCAGGCAGTCTCTTGAAGCGCAAGCAGGATGAAGCCGGACTCGCCATTCTTGATCAGGGTCTCGCCAAGCATCCCAATGATCCGTTCCTGAGCAATGTTAAGGCTCGGACCCTGCTCCGCCACGAGCGGTACGATGAAGTCATCGCCATGAGTGAAGAGATCGGTAAGGAGCGTCCTGGTGTTGGCCTGGCAATGCGGACCCGCGTGTACGTCCTCAAGGGCGAATTTGAAACAGCCATGGCCGAAGCCGAAAAGATGATTGAGTTCTCTCCCAAGGAATCTCAGGGGTATCTGGTTCTGGCCGATATCCACCTGCGTCAATCAGATAATTCGGCTGCACTGACCGCCCTGGAACGTGGACTTGAGAATTGTGGTCCCCTGCCTGATCTGCTGCTGGAAATCAGCAAGCGTCACATGGCTGGTGGGGAAGACAACAAGGCGTTGACCTACCTTGATGCAGCCATCAAGCGCAACGACAAGTTCTACAAGGCCCATTCCCTGAAGGGTGATGTCTACTCGCGTATGGGACGCAACTCCAAGGCCATCGAAAGCTACCAGAAGGCGCTGGATATCTCTGAAGTATATGTCCCTGCCCTGAACAACCTCGCAATGCTGTACCTGGAAGATGCCAAGATGAAGGAAGAGGCGTTGCGACTTGCATACAATGCGTATCTGCAGGCTCCGTGGGAAACCGCGGTTCTGGATACGTTCGGTTACGCACTGGCCGTAAACGACCGTGCGGATGAAGCGGTTATGATTCTGGAGAAGGCGGCAGTGAATGCTGCTGACAACAAGGCGATCTCCTACCATCTCGGGTATGCCTACGCCAAGGCCGGGAAGAAGGACAGGGCCAGGGAAGAACTGGCCAAGGTCGTCGACTGTTCGGACTGTGATAATGTTGAAAATGCCCGCAAGCTGCTTGATTCGTTAGGAAACGGATAA
- a CDS encoding IS5 family transposase: protein MLLFLHPKEEGMAIRQKGPRLGDYFLGHRRTKTTFLDEINELIDWQPINAFLCKKIRRKANAVGNPAYPPLAMFKILLLQRWYNLSDPGVEQALLDRLSFVRFTGFSIEDDVPDETTICRFRNGLIRLKVLDSLLDMLNRQLEGQGLLVREGAVVDASVVESQRRPRKVIDVMPEDRSEDAEEQDGPVDCRVSYSDDEEAAWLRKRNRAYYGYKLHAATDSRDGFLLCGHITPANHSDTGEFERLVNGVGLDPGARVYADKGYCSGKNRDILFDRDLEDGTMDKTPRGGRLTDFEKTRNRDISSIRQIVERAFGTLKRGYAFFRSRYVGREKVEGEFHILAMAFNLKKAVRLARA, encoded by the coding sequence ATGCTATTATTTCTCCATCCAAAGGAGGAAGGCATGGCTATTCGGCAGAAAGGACCTCGGTTGGGTGATTACTTCCTGGGGCACCGCAGAACCAAGACCACATTTCTGGATGAGATCAACGAACTCATCGACTGGCAGCCCATCAACGCCTTTCTGTGCAAGAAGATCAGGCGCAAGGCCAACGCCGTGGGCAATCCCGCCTATCCGCCTCTGGCGATGTTCAAGATTCTGCTCTTGCAGCGTTGGTACAACCTGAGTGATCCGGGCGTGGAGCAGGCGCTGCTCGACCGGCTCTCCTTTGTCAGATTTACCGGTTTTTCCATCGAGGACGACGTGCCGGACGAGACCACCATATGCCGTTTCCGTAACGGTTTGATCCGCCTGAAGGTGCTGGACTCCTTGCTCGACATGCTTAACCGCCAGCTTGAAGGACAAGGGCTTCTTGTCCGTGAGGGAGCCGTGGTGGACGCCTCGGTAGTCGAGTCGCAGCGGCGGCCGCGCAAGGTTATCGACGTGATGCCTGAGGACCGTTCCGAGGACGCCGAAGAACAGGATGGGCCGGTGGACTGCCGGGTCAGCTATTCGGATGACGAGGAGGCGGCCTGGCTCCGCAAGAGAAATCGGGCCTATTACGGCTACAAGCTCCATGCCGCGACGGACAGTCGAGACGGGTTTCTGCTCTGTGGTCACATCACTCCCGCGAACCATTCGGACACGGGCGAATTCGAGCGGCTCGTGAATGGCGTCGGCCTTGATCCCGGCGCACGGGTTTATGCGGACAAGGGCTATTGCAGCGGGAAGAACCGGGACATTCTGTTTGATCGCGATTTGGAGGACGGAACCATGGACAAGACGCCTCGTGGCGGCAGGCTGACAGACTTCGAAAAGACCCGCAACCGTGACATCAGCAGCATTCGGCAAATAGTCGAGCGGGCCTTCGGCACACTCAAACGTGGCTACGCATTCTTTCGGTCCCGATACGTGGGTCGTGAGAAGGTGGAGGGAGAGTTCCACATCCTCGCCATGGCGTTCAATTTGAAAAAAGCTGTTCGACTGGCGCGAGCCTGA